Part of the Chitinophagales bacterium genome is shown below.
ACCGGCGAATGCTGTAAGCGTTCAGGATATCCTGCAATGATAGAAGATGCCGCGCTCTTCGAGGTATGCCAGCATGAAACGGAAACACTTTTCTTCTTTGCCCAGCAGTTCCGGTGGGATGATCCCTTTGCGCTTATACAATCCTTCCAGCAACATCACGGCAGCTGCCGTGCAGGTATAGCCGGTGGTGCGCGCCATGGAAGAAGTATGGGTTGTCATATCATAACGGTCGAGCAAATCATACGTATAGGATTTTTTCCGGCCCTTCTCCCTTCCTTCCACGGTCACCCGCATGACGGTGAATTCTGCTTCACCCTGTTCATACTGCCATTTGGGAAATAACAGGGCGGCAGTTACATCCAGCGGAACTACGGATGTGCCACGCACCATCACCGGCGCTTTATCAAACAACCCCATGCCGCGCAACGCTTCCATCAGCTTCGCATGGCCCGGATAGCGCAGGGTCTTTTCTTTCATGTTTGGAATATGCTTCATCGTTTTTACCAGCGACCGAAGTCCATCGGAGTTAAAAGACTCCAGCGTTCCGATGTGTTCAAACTGCACTTCTTCTGCCTCCGACAACGCAGGCCTGGTCACCACTTTTCCGTTTTCAACGATGCGCGCCGGCCTCGTATATTCTTCGAGCACATCGATGGGAGAAAACGGAGCCTTATACTGAAAGGGAAGCGTTCTCTTTTCAGGAAGCCCGCCTACCAGGCAAATGAAGTTGTCAATCTCCATCCGTTGATCATGGTACCCAAGTATCACATTGTCCATACCGGGCGCCACGCCGCAATCTAGAATGGCGGTAACACCATTTGCCTTCGCCAGCTTATCAAGGGCAAATGGATCTTCAGGAAAAAATGAGATGTCAACAATATTCTTTTTCTGTGCTATTACCGTTGATAGCATATCGAAACCCATAAATCCCGGAACAGCGCCAATAACGAGGTCGGCGCCGGCCACCACCTGACGGATTTTTTTTTGATCAGCCAGGTCGGCCTGTGTTTTTCCGATGTGAGCAGGAAGCAATGCAAGGTTGGAAGCGCGGAGGTCAACAGACGTTACTGCATAATGCTTGGCAAGATCTATGGCAATGGTGCGGCCAACCATGCCGGCACCAAGTACTGTTATTTTCTTCATGGTATGAATAATGTTTAAATGAATCCTGTGTTATAGTGTTATCTGTTTCTGTGCAACTATGAAGTGAGATGCAAAGATCAGCCCGTCTTTACGAACAATTCTTTCAACCGTTTCAGCAGTGCAATCTGTTTCATCGTTTCCCGCGCTTCCTGCACGGGCGACCCGAAATAAACCTTACCTCCGTCGATGCTGGAGGGAACACCTGACTGTGCATAAACCACAGCGCCCCTGCCGATCACCAGGTCTTTGTTTACGCCCACCTGCCCCCACAATATCACATCATCTTCAATCTTTGTTACACCCGCAATGCCAACCTGTGCGGCAAAAAGACAATTTTTTCCCACCACCGTATCGTGCCCGATGTGTACCTGATTGTCGAGCTTGGTGCCGGCACCAATCACCGTATCCCCGGACACACCTTTATCAATGGTGCAGCAGGCACCGATTTCCACGTTGTCATGTATGATCACACGGCCGCAGGAGTGCATCTTCACGTAACCCCTCATAGGGTATTTTTTAAAATAAAATGCATCGCCGCCGATAACCGTGTTGGCATGCACCACACAATGATCGCCAATAATGCAATGATCATAAATGCTCACATTGGAATGAATGAGACAGTTTTTACCGATCGTAACATGATGCCCGATAAAAGCGCCGGGCTGAATAACGGTTCCCTCACCTATTACGGCATGCTCACTGATGGAACGGGTGGCGCCTTCAAATGGCCTGTAGTAAGCAGTTAAAAAATTGTAATCGCGGAATGGATCCTCGGATATAAGCAGGTGTTTGCCTGCAGGTGGTTCCACTGCTTTGTTGATCAGGATAACGGATGCCGCCGAGTGTAAAGCCTTCTCATAATATTTGGGATGATCAACAAAAGTGAGATCGCCCTCGCGCACCATGTGTATTTCATTGATGCCTTTCAGCCTGTATTTTTCA
Proteins encoded:
- a CDS encoding saccharopine dehydrogenase NADP-binding domain-containing protein, whose protein sequence is MKKITVLGAGMVGRTIAIDLAKHYAVTSVDLRASNLALLPAHIGKTQADLADQKKIRQVVAGADLVIGAVPGFMGFDMLSTVIAQKKNIVDISFFPEDPFALDKLAKANGVTAILDCGVAPGMDNVILGYHDQRMEIDNFICLVGGLPEKRTLPFQYKAPFSPIDVLEEYTRPARIVENGKVVTRPALSEAEEVQFEHIGTLESFNSDGLRSLVKTMKHIPNMKEKTLRYPGHAKLMEALRGMGLFDKAPVMVRGTSVVPLDVTAALLFPKWQYEQGEAEFTVMRVTVEGREKGRKKSYTYDLLDRYDMTTHTSSMARTTGYTCTAAAVMLLEGLYKRKGIIPPELLGKEEKCFRFMLAYLEERGIFYHCRIS
- a CDS encoding UDP-3-O-(3-hydroxymyristoyl)glucosamine N-acyltransferase — protein: MDLMTPVPLSAINSLIGAKLLGDEKYRLKGINEIHMVREGDLTFVDHPKYYEKALHSAASVILINKAVEPPAGKHLLISEDPFRDYNFLTAYYRPFEGATRSISEHAVIGEGTVIQPGAFIGHHVTIGKNCLIHSNVSIYDHCIIGDHCVVHANTVIGGDAFYFKKYPMRGYVKMHSCGRVIIHDNVEIGACCTIDKGVSGDTVIGAGTKLDNQVHIGHDTVVGKNCLFAAQVGIAGVTKIEDDVILWGQVGVNKDLVIGRGAVVYAQSGVPSSIDGGKVYFGSPVQEARETMKQIALLKRLKELFVKTG